A stretch of Coleofasciculaceae cyanobacterium DNA encodes these proteins:
- a CDS encoding response regulator transcription factor, with protein MPRILVIDDDPAISELVSINLEMAGYDVNQAEDGIKGQALAVQLQPDLVMLDLMLPKVDGFTVCQRLRRDDRTSDIPVLMLSALGQTQDKVEGFNAGADDYLTKPFEVEEMLARVRALLRRTDRIPQAAKHSEILNFGPLTLIPERFEAIWFEKTVKLTHLEFELLHCLLQRHGQTVAPPEILKEVWGYDPDDDIETIRVHIRHLRTKLEPDPRHPNYIKTVYGAGYCLELPTTEQMLVQEDKATA; from the coding sequence ATGCCAAGAATACTAGTAATTGATGACGATCCCGCAATCTCTGAATTAGTCTCTATTAACCTGGAGATGGCTGGCTATGATGTCAATCAGGCTGAAGATGGAATAAAGGGTCAGGCTCTAGCAGTGCAGCTACAGCCCGATCTGGTGATGCTCGATCTAATGCTGCCTAAAGTTGATGGCTTCACCGTTTGCCAAAGATTACGTCGGGACGACCGTACTTCTGATATTCCAGTTTTGATGCTAAGTGCTTTAGGACAAACCCAAGATAAAGTAGAAGGTTTTAATGCTGGTGCAGATGATTATTTAACTAAACCCTTTGAAGTTGAAGAAATGCTGGCTAGGGTTAGAGCTTTATTGCGTCGTACAGACCGCATTCCCCAGGCAGCTAAACACTCAGAAATTCTTAATTTTGGTCCTTTAACTCTGATTCCCGAACGCTTTGAAGCTATCTGGTTTGAAAAAACAGTTAAGCTAACCCACTTAGAGTTTGAATTACTGCACTGTCTTTTGCAGCGTCATGGGCAGACTGTAGCTCCCCCAGAAATTCTCAAAGAAGTTTGGGGTTACGATCCCGATGATGATATAGAAACCATTCGAGTTCACATTCGCCATTTACGGACAAAATTAGAACCCGATCCTCGTCATCCCAACTACATTAAAACTGTTTACGGCGCAGGATATTGTCTAGAGCTACCTACTACTGAGCAGATGCTGGTTCAAGAAGATAAAGCAACTGCATAA
- a CDS encoding FGGY-family carbohydrate kinase, translating into MLGFTAFYPTYKTFDAGGLSNVFRVMIMHFYLGIDFGTSGARAIVIDRQKQIIDTRQSSLTNIASDKLAQTWQDTLFSLITQIPVAIRTSLKAIAINGTSSTVLLCDATGNPITEPILYHDSRGKEVLEQIKILAPDNHVVISATSSLAKLLWWQKQPYFERASYLLHQADWLAYLLHGRLGISDYHNALKLGYDADRLCYPDWLKLPFSYLYPQVLAPGAFAGVVTPENCDRLNLPNNCLVRMGTTDSIAAFLASGASQPGEAVTSLGSTLVLKLLSRTKVTASEFGIYSHRLGHLWLAGGASNTGGAVLKHFFTDEQLQQLSEQINPATVSPLKYYPLLEPGDRFPINNPNLLPQLKPRPSNPAKFLHGLLESMSRIEGLGYQKLQDLGADQLTRVYTAGGGAKNAVWSKIRQRYLKVPVSVAANTEAAYGSALLAAEPNFKREK; encoded by the coding sequence ATGTTGGGTTTCACTGCATTTTACCCAACCTACAAAACTTTTGATGCGGGTGGTTTAAGCAATGTTTTTAGAGTGATGATTATGCATTTTTATCTGGGCATTGATTTTGGGACTTCTGGGGCGAGAGCAATAGTTATCGATCGCCAGAAACAGATTATTGATACTAGACAATCTAGCTTGACTAATATTGCCTCAGATAAACTAGCTCAAACTTGGCAAGATACTCTGTTTAGCTTAATTACCCAGATACCAGTTGCGATTAGAACCAGTTTAAAAGCGATCGCCATTAATGGCACTTCCTCGACTGTGTTGTTGTGCGACGCTACAGGCAACCCGATTACCGAGCCAATTTTATACCATGACTCTAGAGGGAAAGAGGTATTAGAGCAAATTAAAATTCTTGCTCCAGATAATCATGTCGTAATTAGCGCGACTTCTAGTTTGGCAAAGCTACTTTGGTGGCAAAAACAACCTTACTTTGAACGAGCTAGCTATCTGCTGCATCAGGCTGACTGGTTAGCTTACTTATTACACGGCAGGTTAGGCATCAGTGATTATCATAATGCGCTCAAGTTAGGATATGACGCAGATCGTCTGTGCTATCCAGATTGGTTGAAATTACCGTTTAGTTATTTATATCCTCAAGTGCTTGCCCCTGGTGCATTTGCCGGAGTAGTAACTCCAGAAAATTGCGATCGCTTAAATCTGCCGAATAACTGTCTGGTACGTATGGGAACTACCGATAGTATTGCTGCTTTTCTTGCCAGTGGTGCTAGCCAGCCAGGAGAAGCTGTTACTTCCCTCGGTTCAACCTTGGTTTTAAAATTACTTAGTCGGACTAAAGTTACCGCCTCTGAATTTGGTATTTATAGTCACAGGTTAGGCCATCTTTGGTTAGCTGGTGGTGCATCTAATACAGGTGGGGCAGTTCTCAAGCACTTTTTTACTGATGAACAACTTCAACAACTGTCTGAGCAAATCAATCCTGCAACAGTAAGCCCGCTCAAATATTATCCTTTATTAGAGCCAGGCGATCGCTTTCCGATTAACAATCCTAATTTACTACCTCAGTTAAAACCTCGTCCGAGTAATCCAGCCAAGTTTTTACATGGCTTATTAGAAAGTATGTCTCGTATAGAAGGATTAGGCTATCAAAAACTACAAGATTTAGGTGCTGACCAATTAACTAGGGTATACACAGCAGGCGGTGGAGCGAAGAATGCTGTATGGAGCAAAATTCGTCAGCGTTATTTAAAAGTACCAGTCTCTGTGGCAGCAAATACTGAGGCAGCTTATGGCAGTGCTTTACTAGCTGCTGAACCAAACTTTAAGAGGGAAAAATAG
- a CDS encoding glycosyltransferase family A protein: MNQAVAKVSVIIPAYNGDRYLAEAIDSVLAQTYSDYEIIVVDDGSTDNTRHIVEQYGSTVLYLSQNNQGVAASRNLGLAAARGEYIAFLDQDDIFLPHKLSSQVALLKQNCDLGMVNSGWQIVDELGNVKAAVQPWQQIPHLDCANLLIWKPVFLGAMLFRRSWLERSKGFDTALEQTPDVDLVMRLAMMNCSAAWTEQTTVKYRQHEANASKNTLLQTQELNQITAKFFTQSNLSPEVKSLEAQSRYQTLIWSSWRLQQTGYLIEMSDYLYQSQSYSQKYPTETVLSWIESFKNYSAEYGQQFDVATLIASREWQTLVHQYIF; this comes from the coding sequence TTGAATCAAGCTGTGGCCAAAGTCAGTGTAATTATTCCTGCTTATAATGGCGATCGCTATTTAGCCGAAGCGATCGATAGTGTCTTGGCACAAACCTATAGTGACTATGAAATTATCGTGGTTGATGACGGCTCAACAGATAATACTCGTCATATTGTCGAGCAATACGGCAGCACTGTTTTATATCTGAGCCAAAATAATCAAGGAGTGGCAGCCAGTCGTAACCTCGGATTGGCAGCAGCTAGAGGTGAATATATCGCTTTTTTAGACCAGGATGATATTTTTCTGCCTCATAAGCTATCTTCTCAAGTCGCACTGCTGAAGCAAAATTGTGATTTAGGAATGGTAAACAGCGGATGGCAAATTGTTGATGAACTAGGGAACGTAAAGGCAGCGGTGCAGCCTTGGCAACAAATTCCCCATCTCGACTGTGCCAATCTGCTGATCTGGAAACCTGTTTTTCTCGGAGCAATGCTATTTCGGCGATCGTGGCTGGAACGTTCAAAGGGCTTTGATACTGCCTTAGAACAGACACCAGATGTAGATTTAGTAATGCGGTTAGCAATGATGAATTGTTCTGCTGCTTGGACAGAACAAACAACGGTTAAATATCGCCAGCATGAAGCCAATGCTTCTAAAAATACTCTGTTGCAAACTCAAGAATTAAACCAAATCACTGCTAAATTTTTTACTCAATCGAACTTATCTCCAGAAGTCAAAAGTTTAGAGGCGCAATCCCGTTATCAAACTTTAATCTGGAGTTCTTGGCGACTTCAGCAAACAGGATATTTAATCGAAATGAGTGATTATTTGTATCAGTCTCAGTCTTATAGTCAAAAATACCCGACAGAAACAGTTCTAAGCTGGATTGAATCTTTCAAAAACTATTCGGCTGAATATGGTCAACAGTTTGACGTTGCTACTTTGATCGCTTCTCGTGAATGGCAAACTTTGGTACATCAATATATTTTTTAA
- a CDS encoding glycosyltransferase family 4 protein gives MHIAWLGKKSPFCGNVTYGREITNALLDRDYRVSFLHFSQPQNSYDHNWSNCHEVSLPFIYKSQVYTIPTLKSSKVLLRELRQLKPDLVHASLTLSPLDFLLPDICEELNIPLVATFHPPFDSKIRNLKSSTQYLTYQLYAPFLAHYERVIVFSEIQRDLLIKLGVPGDRVVIIPNGVDQHKYSPGYSSLKYQLKAKKLFVYQGRIATEKNIEALLKAWKIADMGDDCQLLMVGDGPIRSSLQTHYGKEHNIVWLGFISDEQQRINILRAADVFILPSLVEGLSISLLEAMSCGLACIATDAGADGEVLDNGAGVVLDTQGVTAQLKTLLPLFRNHPEMTNLLGNKARQRVLERYTLHQNITKLEQLYLEIANRQLIINN, from the coding sequence ATGCATATTGCATGGCTAGGAAAAAAATCGCCCTTTTGTGGCAACGTAACCTATGGTCGCGAAATAACTAACGCGCTGTTAGATCGAGACTATCGGGTTAGCTTTTTGCATTTCTCTCAACCGCAAAATAGTTATGATCACAACTGGTCAAACTGCCATGAAGTTTCTCTGCCGTTTATTTATAAATCTCAGGTTTATACGATTCCTACTTTAAAATCCAGCAAAGTCTTGCTGCGAGAGCTACGCCAGCTAAAACCAGATTTAGTCCACGCTTCTTTGACTCTATCTCCCCTAGATTTTCTCTTACCAGATATCTGTGAGGAGTTAAATATTCCCCTGGTTGCCACTTTCCACCCACCCTTTGATAGCAAAATCCGCAATTTAAAGTCAAGTACTCAATATCTCACTTATCAGCTATATGCCCCATTTTTAGCCCACTACGAACGGGTAATTGTCTTTAGTGAAATTCAGCGAGATCTTTTGATTAAGCTGGGAGTACCAGGCGATCGCGTGGTAATTATTCCCAATGGTGTCGATCAACATAAATATTCTCCAGGTTATTCCAGTCTCAAATATCAGCTAAAAGCGAAAAAACTGTTTGTCTATCAAGGACGTATTGCCACGGAAAAAAATATTGAAGCTCTACTAAAAGCTTGGAAAATAGCGGACATGGGAGATGACTGTCAGCTATTAATGGTGGGGGATGGTCCCATTAGAAGCTCTCTCCAGACTCATTATGGCAAAGAACATAATATTGTTTGGCTCGGGTTTATCTCTGATGAACAACAGCGGATTAATATTCTGCGGGCTGCTGATGTTTTTATTCTCCCCTCTTTGGTAGAAGGTTTGTCCATTTCTCTTCTCGAAGCTATGTCCTGTGGCTTAGCCTGTATAGCTACCGATGCAGGGGCAGACGGAGAAGTGTTAGATAATGGTGCGGGAGTGGTGTTAGATACCCAAGGAGTGACGGCACAACTTAAAACTTTATTACCCCTGTTTCGTAATCATCCTGAGATGACTAATTTGTTAGGTAATAAAGCCCGACAAAGAGTATTAGAAAGATATACCCTACATCAGAATATTACTAAGCTAGAACAATTGTATTTAGAAATAGCTAATCGACAATTGATCATTAATAATTAA
- a CDS encoding MFS transporter, protein MRLSESETSETSENLPENQPKSETKTKISSQGFAPVLKNRQFLILWSGQIFSQLADKVYLVLMIAIVANQFQLPNQSISRWVSPIMIAFTIPAVLFGSLAGVYVDRWQKKPVLVVSNLLRGILVLTLPFLLSVFQGQSIFTAIPLGFGLMLGITFFVSTFTQFFAPAEQAVISLIVKERNLLAANSLYTTTMMALLIVGFAIGEPLLDLADKLAFQTGLPSGIGKEILVGGAYAIAGMILLALRTGEKLDQSNREQPHVLADIQDGINYLGQNHRVRNALIQLVILFSIFAALAVLAVSMADQIPQIEAQQFGILLAAAGIGMGTSAAILGSKGHKIKRARLSLVGSIGVAASLTGLSFATQNLWLALTMTALLGAFAALVGVPMQTTIQSKTPIEMRGKVFGLQNNAINIALSLPLVLAAEAETRFGLPAVILVLAAIAALGGVLTWYMMRADDSLDELPSSSEV, encoded by the coding sequence ATGCGACTGTCGGAATCAGAAACTTCAGAAACTTCAGAAAATCTTCCAGAAAATCAACCTAAATCAGAAACTAAAACCAAAATTAGTTCTCAAGGATTTGCTCCTGTTTTAAAAAATCGTCAATTTTTAATCTTGTGGAGCGGTCAAATATTTTCCCAGTTAGCAGATAAAGTATACCTGGTATTGATGATCGCGATCGTTGCTAATCAATTTCAGTTGCCAAATCAATCAATCAGTCGCTGGGTATCGCCGATCATGATCGCTTTTACCATTCCTGCGGTGTTGTTTGGTTCTTTGGCTGGAGTATACGTAGACCGCTGGCAGAAAAAGCCTGTTTTGGTAGTTTCCAATTTATTGCGAGGAATCTTGGTCTTAACCTTACCCTTTTTGCTATCGGTGTTTCAAGGACAAAGCATATTTACAGCTATTCCTTTAGGGTTTGGTTTGATGCTGGGGATTACTTTTTTCGTTTCTACCTTTACTCAATTTTTTGCTCCCGCAGAACAGGCGGTCATTTCTTTAATTGTTAAGGAGCGAAATTTGCTAGCTGCTAATTCACTTTATACCACTACCATGATGGCATTGCTAATTGTGGGTTTTGCTATTGGTGAACCGTTGTTAGATCTTGCCGATAAGTTAGCTTTTCAGACGGGGTTACCTTCTGGTATTGGCAAAGAAATTTTGGTTGGAGGAGCTTATGCGATCGCCGGGATGATTTTGCTTGCCTTGCGCACAGGAGAAAAGTTAGACCAATCTAATCGAGAACAGCCTCATGTCTTGGCTGATATTCAAGACGGTATTAACTATTTAGGGCAAAATCATCGTGTACGCAACGCTTTGATTCAGCTAGTAATTTTATTCTCTATTTTTGCAGCCTTGGCGGTATTAGCGGTAAGCATGGCCGATCAAATTCCCCAAATTGAGGCGCAACAATTTGGTATCTTGTTAGCAGCAGCAGGAATCGGTATGGGAACAAGCGCAGCCATTTTAGGTAGTAAAGGGCACAAGATCAAGCGCGCTCGTTTAAGCTTAGTGGGCTCAATTGGCGTAGCAGCTTCTTTGACGGGATTATCCTTTGCTACTCAAAATCTTTGGTTAGCCTTGACGATGACGGCATTATTAGGGGCATTTGCCGCTTTAGTCGGTGTACCGATGCAAACAACCATCCAGTCAAAAACCCCTATAGAGATGAGAGGGAAGGTTTTTGGCTTACAAAACAATGCGATTAATATTGCTCTTTCTTTGCCTTTGGTGTTAGCCGCCGAAGCTGAAACTCGTTTTGGTTTGCCTGCTGTAATTTTGGTGCTAGCTGCGATCGCAGCGTTAGGAGGCGTTTTAACTTGGTACATGATGCGGGCTGATGATAGTTTGGACGAGTTACCATCTAGCTCCGAAGTTTAA
- the recO gene encoding DNA repair protein RecO, giving the protein MNQKYKATGIILKGSSLKENDRLVTVLTPEHGLIRAVAPGAKKYKSQLRGRTELFVINQLLLIKGRSLDKIIQADTLYTYPGLSRDLGKLATAQYLAELSIALAVAEQPQPELYEVLNEHLRRIEALTAGESVYPYLAQAVFHLLAIAGLSPQVFDCCVTQRLIPPDLTSASWRVGFSFEGGGIVDLNVVQAGQTQQPELDDEENYNVRLPKIARRINGIELAILQQLNNHSLPPKELFTAQDTEKFNLEVAWITIEKILRGYIQYHIGKTICSANLVDNLYIEF; this is encoded by the coding sequence ATGAATCAAAAATATAAAGCTACAGGAATTATTTTAAAAGGCTCGTCGCTCAAAGAAAACGATCGCCTGGTTACGGTGTTAACTCCTGAACATGGTTTGATTCGGGCAGTTGCACCAGGGGCGAAAAAGTATAAATCACAATTGCGAGGTAGAACAGAATTATTTGTCATTAATCAATTATTGTTAATTAAAGGGCGATCGCTGGATAAAATTATTCAGGCAGATACCTTATATACTTATCCAGGTTTAAGTCGCGATCTGGGCAAGCTTGCCACAGCTCAATATTTAGCAGAATTGTCAATTGCTTTGGCGGTAGCTGAACAACCCCAACCAGAACTGTATGAAGTGCTGAATGAACATCTTCGGCGCATAGAAGCGCTTACCGCTGGTGAGTCGGTATATCCTTATTTGGCTCAGGCAGTATTCCATTTATTAGCGATCGCTGGTTTGTCTCCTCAAGTATTTGACTGTTGTGTCACGCAACGTCTAATTCCACCTGATTTAACTTCTGCTTCTTGGCGAGTCGGATTTAGCTTTGAAGGGGGAGGGATTGTCGATTTAAATGTAGTACAAGCAGGACAAACTCAGCAGCCTGAACTTGACGATGAAGAGAATTACAATGTTCGTCTACCAAAAATCGCTCGCCGAATTAATGGCATTGAATTAGCTATTCTGCAACAGTTAAACAATCATTCTTTGCCGCCCAAAGAACTATTTACCGCCCAAGACACAGAAAAGTTTAATTTGGAGGTTGCTTGGATCACAATTGAGAAAATTTTGCGCGGATATATCCAATATCATATAGGTAAGACGATTTGTTCCGCTAATCTAGTAGATAATCTCTATATTGAATTTTAA
- the deoC gene encoding deoxyribose-phosphate aldolase, with protein sequence MPVTDLDIDIATYIEHTLLKPSAIPEEVKQICQQAWQYNFPSVCIYPASVVQAKELLHDKKPNVCTVIGFPTGAVTSAVKLYEAQEAVENGATELDVVINLGWVKMQETGKIYREIAQICSETGQNVKAILETTVLTDEEKRLAAEICLDAGVAYLKTSTGWFGGATVEDVKLLQEITKGQIGIKASGGIHTYQQAIALIHAGATRLGTSRGVDLLRQQSESLK encoded by the coding sequence ATGCCCGTAACCGATTTAGACATCGACATTGCTACTTATATCGAGCATACGCTGCTCAAACCGAGTGCTATTCCTGAAGAAGTTAAGCAAATATGCCAACAAGCATGGCAGTATAATTTTCCTTCAGTTTGTATTTACCCTGCTTCGGTAGTTCAGGCAAAAGAATTATTACATGACAAAAAGCCTAACGTCTGTACTGTAATTGGATTTCCTACGGGGGCTGTCACGTCAGCAGTCAAGCTTTATGAAGCTCAAGAAGCGGTAGAAAATGGAGCAACGGAGTTAGACGTAGTAATCAATTTAGGTTGGGTTAAAATGCAAGAAACAGGCAAAATATATCGTGAGATCGCCCAAATCTGCTCGGAAACTGGTCAAAATGTTAAAGCAATCTTAGAAACTACTGTTTTGACGGACGAAGAGAAAAGATTAGCAGCAGAGATTTGTCTTGATGCGGGGGTAGCTTATCTCAAAACTAGTACGGGCTGGTTTGGTGGCGCAACAGTAGAGGATGTCAAGCTTCTCCAAGAAATTACCAAAGGACAAATTGGGATAAAAGCTTCGGGGGGAATTCATACCTACCAGCAGGCGATCGCTTTAATTCACGCAGGGGCGACTCGTCTGGGTACTTCGCGCGGGGTCGATCTACTACGCCAACAAAGTGAGTCTTTAAAGTAA
- the ispD gene encoding 2-C-methyl-D-erythritol 4-phosphate cytidylyltransferase, which translates to MHLLIPAAGMGRRMGSERNKLFLELLGKPLLAWSLLAAEQSSTVEWIGIMGQTTDFADFKNILSQLNLTKPAELIVGGDTRQESVYNGLQSLPKSATRVLIHDGARCLATPELFDRCTEALNGCKGLIAAIPVKDTIKVVNQQEIITDTPDRGNLWAAQTPQGFEVELLKRCHHRGKELGWQVTDDAALFEKCELPVKIVAGEETNLKVTTPVDLAIAEFILRQRIS; encoded by the coding sequence ATGCACTTATTGATTCCAGCAGCAGGTATGGGTCGTCGCATGGGTAGCGAGCGCAACAAGCTTTTTTTGGAACTGTTAGGCAAACCACTCTTAGCCTGGAGTTTACTGGCTGCGGAACAGTCTTCAACTGTGGAATGGATTGGCATTATGGGTCAGACTACGGATTTTGCTGACTTTAAAAATATTCTTAGCCAACTTAATTTAACTAAACCAGCAGAGTTAATTGTCGGCGGAGATACTCGCCAGGAATCTGTTTACAATGGTTTACAGTCTTTACCAAAAAGCGCGACCCGAGTTTTAATTCATGATGGAGCTAGATGTTTGGCGACTCCCGAACTATTCGATCGCTGTACTGAAGCTTTAAATGGCTGTAAAGGTTTAATCGCGGCTATTCCAGTCAAAGACACTATTAAGGTAGTTAATCAGCAAGAAATTATCACTGATACCCCAGATCGTGGCAATCTATGGGCGGCTCAAACTCCCCAAGGGTTTGAAGTAGAATTACTCAAGCGTTGTCACCATCGGGGCAAAGAATTGGGTTGGCAGGTAACTGATGATGCTGCCTTGTTTGAAAAATGTGAACTGCCCGTCAAAATTGTCGCAGGCGAAGAAACTAACTTAAAAGTAACCACTCCTGTAGATTTGGCGATCGCTGAATTTATTTTACGTCAGAGAATCAGTTGA
- a CDS encoding glycosyltransferase family 9 protein, translating into MRILALVPGEIGNQILFFPTLETIKQQYPKAAIDVLVEPRAKKAYRVCKNVDDVLVFDFQDRNSFADYLNLLGTVRDREYDALISLKTSWRIKLLLWLNGIPTRVGYQDDSALYLSAAVARKPEQYTAQMYHDLLTGLGIKAACPPVTINVPTEDISWAESEQQRLTIKDSGYIVLCDQPLPEAMSAYPIKSWQTIIDDIEQRKTGLSIVLLQTDNNQAWVTAMISANGNLKAIAPPDVGKMAAIIAGANLMLCNNSTPMQLSIASDTYTFALSTPQNSSAIPPGKDNCIAIKSNTSNLGDIKPETVIEQLWSK; encoded by the coding sequence ATGCGTATACTAGCCCTCGTTCCTGGCGAAATTGGCAATCAAATTCTCTTTTTTCCTACCCTGGAAACTATTAAACAACAGTATCCTAAAGCTGCAATTGATGTTTTAGTCGAACCTAGAGCAAAAAAAGCTTATCGAGTTTGTAAAAATGTTGATGACGTTCTGGTGTTTGACTTTCAAGACCGCAACAGCTTTGCTGATTATCTCAACCTTTTGGGAACTGTACGCGATCGCGAATACGATGCTCTCATTAGTCTTAAAACCTCTTGGCGCATCAAATTATTGTTGTGGCTAAATGGAATACCAACTAGAGTAGGTTACCAAGATGATTCTGCACTGTATTTATCTGCTGCTGTTGCCCGCAAACCAGAGCAGTATACGGCCCAAATGTATCATGATTTGCTAACAGGATTAGGTATTAAGGCTGCTTGTCCTCCCGTTACAATTAATGTCCCGACAGAAGATATTAGCTGGGCCGAATCAGAACAGCAGCGTTTGACAATCAAAGATAGTGGTTACATTGTTCTTTGCGATCAACCATTACCAGAAGCAATGAGTGCTTATCCAATTAAAAGCTGGCAAACAATCATCGATGATATCGAGCAAAGAAAAACAGGTTTATCAATTGTGTTATTGCAGACAGATAATAACCAAGCCTGGGTAACGGCAATGATTTCGGCTAATGGTAATCTTAAAGCGATCGCTCCTCCCGACGTAGGCAAAATGGCAGCCATAATTGCTGGGGCAAATCTCATGCTGTGCAACAATAGCACTCCCATGCAGCTATCCATAGCCTCAGACACTTATACCTTTGCCCTATCTACCCCTCAAAACAGCAGCGCAATTCCACCAGGAAAAGACAACTGCATTGCCATCAAATCAAACACCAGCAACTTAGGAGATATCAAGCCAGAAACAGTTATCGAGCAACTATGGTCAAAATAA
- a CDS encoding alr0857 family protein: protein MLKITYLEDEIYLECLPKSVEAWKADRILVNLRAAVSIYIESSIASLILPINFSELKNLEKLAKIESFDLIPCDDEYIEVSLLGTWVAQSQTSEKGIFVCELSPESERFLYKLWQESQIKTSLIGE, encoded by the coding sequence ATGCTAAAAATTACCTATTTAGAGGACGAAATCTATCTCGAATGTTTGCCAAAGTCTGTTGAAGCCTGGAAAGCAGACCGAATTCTAGTTAACTTACGTGCTGCGGTAAGTATATATATTGAATCTAGTATTGCCAGCTTAATACTGCCGATTAATTTTTCTGAACTCAAAAATTTAGAGAAATTAGCCAAAATAGAGTCGTTCGATCTTATTCCTTGTGATGACGAATATATCGAGGTTTCTTTATTGGGTACATGGGTAGCGCAAAGTCAAACCAGCGAAAAAGGAATATTTGTTTGTGAACTAAGTCCTGAAAGCGAACGTTTTCTGTACAAATTATGGCAGGAATCTCAAATTAAGACTTCTTTGATCGGTGAATGA
- a CDS encoding iron-sulfur cluster assembly accessory protein: protein MTEATKTRERGILLTPTAFKHIKMLQEQQGKELCLRVGVRQGGCSGMSYMMDFEESEKISDSDEVFDYDGFQIVCDPKSLLYLYGLVLDYSNAMIGGGFEFTNPNAAQTCGCGKSFGV, encoded by the coding sequence ATGACAGAAGCTACGAAAACTCGAGAAAGAGGAATTTTACTGACTCCAACAGCTTTTAAACATATTAAAATGCTGCAAGAACAACAAGGAAAGGAGCTTTGTCTGCGGGTAGGTGTTCGTCAGGGTGGATGTTCGGGAATGTCTTACATGATGGACTTTGAAGAATCAGAAAAGATTAGCGATAGCGATGAAGTATTTGACTATGATGGGTTTCAGATTGTTTGCGATCCAAAAAGTCTTTTATATCTCTATGGTTTGGTTTTAGATTATAGCAACGCGATGATTGGTGGTGGTTTTGAATTTACCAACCCCAACGCTGCTCAAACCTGTGGCTGTGGTAAGTCATTCGGCGTATAG
- a CDS encoding succinate dehydrogenase/fumarate reductase iron-sulfur subunit has protein sequence MKINLRVWRQSNPDSSGKLEEYTVSDAHPSMSFIELLDVLNEQLIKSGREPVAFDVDCGEGICGSCGMMINGVAHGEQKQTAVCQLHLRSFKDGDTITVEPWRAKAFPIIKDLVVDRTAFDRIVAAGGYISVSTGAAPDANSLPVAKENSDRAFDYAACIGCGACVAACPNASASLFTAAKVSHLALLPQGHPERKQRVLNMTAQMATEGFGDCSNHGECTAVCPKGIPLDAISSMRREYIKAIFG, from the coding sequence ATGAAGATCAATTTAAGAGTTTGGCGACAAAGCAATCCTGATAGTTCAGGTAAACTAGAAGAATACACCGTATCTGATGCTCATCCTAGTATGTCTTTTATTGAACTACTGGATGTTTTAAACGAACAGTTGATCAAAAGCGGTCGAGAACCTGTAGCTTTTGATGTTGACTGTGGTGAAGGCATTTGTGGCTCTTGTGGCATGATGATTAATGGAGTGGCTCATGGAGAGCAAAAACAAACTGCGGTATGTCAGTTACACCTGAGGAGTTTTAAAGATGGAGATACAATAACCGTAGAACCCTGGCGTGCTAAAGCTTTTCCTATAATTAAAGATCTAGTAGTCGATCGCACTGCATTTGATCGCATTGTTGCTGCCGGTGGTTATATTTCTGTTAGTACTGGTGCTGCACCCGATGCCAATTCTTTACCTGTAGCTAAAGAAAATAGCGATCGCGCTTTTGATTATGCAGCCTGTATTGGTTGTGGTGCTTGCGTAGCAGCTTGTCCTAATGCCTCTGCATCTTTATTCACTGCCGCTAAAGTTTCCCATCTAGCATTACTGCCTCAAGGACATCCCGAACGTAAACAACGAGTACTCAATATGACAGCACAAATGGCAACCGAAGGCTTTGGCGACTGTTCTAATCACGGAGAATGCACTGCTGTCTGTCCCAAAGGCATTCCCCTAGATGCAATTTCATCAATGCGTCGAGAATACATCAAAGCGATCTTTGGTTGA